The following are from one region of the Paenibacillus bovis genome:
- a CDS encoding alpha/beta fold hydrolase produces the protein MNKQIINTDYGTFKYVLSVQGSPAILLINRGSGPVEGWHRLFPELDHEYTVLAYNRLGIGKSSKLTGLQHGAVITATLKLLLDDLHAPPPYVLVGHFLGGLYANLLARPFPGQIAGYTARSQSPAGSAD, from the coding sequence ATGAACAAGCAAATCATCAATACCGATTATGGAACATTCAAATATGTGCTGTCTGTCCAAGGATCACCGGCTATTCTTCTGATCAATAGAGGCAGCGGACCGGTGGAAGGCTGGCATAGGCTGTTCCCGGAGCTCGATCATGAATATACTGTGCTGGCTTATAATCGTCTCGGCATAGGGAAAAGCAGCAAACTGACCGGGCTACAGCACGGTGCTGTCATTACGGCTACCCTAAAGCTGCTGCTGGACGATCTTCACGCGCCGCCTCCATATGTGCTGGTCGGTCATTTCCTCGGCGGATTGTACGCCAATCTGCTCGCCCGCCCATTCCCCGGCCAGATCGCCGGGTATACTGCTCGAAGCCAGTCACCTGCAGGATCTGCAGATTAA
- a CDS encoding ATP-binding cassette domain-containing protein: MNYLLKIENVTKKISGNTVLEDINLELYNQKVYGFYGANGSGKSMLFRVMSGLVKPTVGHVWVKGRKLDGNYSFPESIGVLIESPGFWPNYTGAENLKILASIKNKINEEDIRNSLQRVGLEYNDTRNYKKYSLGMKQRLAIAQAIMEKPEIIILDEPTNALDENGVELIRNIILEEKDRGATILLASHNKEDINILADEVFKISKGKLESSHEK; the protein is encoded by the coding sequence GAAAATGTAACAAAAAAAATATCGGGGAATACAGTTTTGGAAGATATTAATTTAGAACTGTACAATCAAAAAGTGTATGGATTTTATGGGGCAAATGGTTCAGGGAAATCTATGCTTTTTAGAGTGATGTCTGGTTTGGTAAAACCTACTGTAGGACATGTATGGGTGAAGGGGAGAAAATTAGATGGCAATTATTCTTTTCCAGAAAGCATCGGAGTATTAATTGAGTCTCCTGGATTTTGGCCTAACTATACGGGTGCAGAGAACCTTAAAATTTTGGCTTCTATAAAAAATAAAATTAATGAAGAAGACATTAGAAATTCTCTTCAAAGAGTGGGACTAGAATACAATGATACTAGAAATTATAAGAAGTATTCTTTAGGGATGAAACAGCGACTGGCTATTGCTCAAGCCATTATGGAAAAACCAGAGATAATAATACTAGATGAACCAACTAACGCATTAGATGAAAACGGAGTTGAATTAATTAGAAATATTATATTAGAAGAAAAAGATCGGGGAGCCACTATACTACTTGCAAGCCATAATAAGGAAGATATTAATATTTTAGCTGACGAAGTTTTTAAAATTAGTAAAGGTAAATTGGAGAGTTCACATGAAAAATAA